The proteins below come from a single Vitreimonas flagellata genomic window:
- a CDS encoding glutathione peroxidase has translation MTTAHNISFAKLGEPGEIKLSDYAGKAVLIVNVASACGFTSQYRELEALYEAKVGKGLVVIGVPCNDFGGQEPGPEKEIREFCDSKYHVTFPMTAKVDINSAAKRHPFYKWVVEELGESALPRWNFHKYLIDKNGDLVGAFPSKAAPLGPDMLDAIKSALCTPEPQAQQQAS, from the coding sequence ATGACCACCGCCCATAACATCTCCTTCGCGAAGCTCGGTGAGCCCGGCGAGATCAAGCTCAGCGATTACGCCGGCAAGGCGGTGCTCATTGTTAACGTGGCGAGCGCGTGCGGCTTCACCTCGCAATACCGCGAGCTGGAAGCGCTCTACGAAGCCAAGGTCGGCAAGGGCCTCGTTGTCATCGGCGTGCCGTGCAACGATTTCGGCGGCCAGGAGCCTGGCCCGGAAAAGGAAATCCGCGAATTCTGCGACAGCAAATATCACGTCACCTTCCCGATGACGGCCAAGGTCGACATCAATTCCGCCGCCAAGCGTCACCCGTTTTACAAATGGGTGGTCGAAGAACTGGGCGAGAGCGCGCTGCCACGTTGGAATTTCCATAAATACCTGATTGACAAGAACGGCGACCTCGTCGGCGCCTTCCCTTCGAAGGCCGCCCCGCTTGGTCCCGACATGCTGGACGCGATCAAGAGCGCACTCTGCACGCCAGAGCCGCAAGCGCAGCAGCAAGCGTCGTAA